Proteins from a genomic interval of Rhizobium rhododendri:
- a CDS encoding flavin reductase family protein, with translation MSRPMEHTHFDFAKLTERERYKLLIGTVIPRPIALVTTLSKDGRPNAGPFSFFNVLTHDPAIVAIGVENYSDMSFKDTARNIRETGEFTVHIVDDALVAQMEVCAIKFGPEVDEMSEAELATAPGQMVRSPRILAAPAALECRRHTTLQVGPAREIILGEVLGVHIRSDAVNPSNLHIDQQLMDAVGRMGGHTYARTRDQFDVKTQTKEEWNALKRL, from the coding sequence ATGAGCAGACCCATGGAACACACGCATTTCGACTTCGCAAAACTCACCGAGCGGGAACGATACAAGCTCCTGATCGGGACGGTCATTCCGCGCCCGATCGCGTTGGTCACGACATTGAGCAAAGACGGTCGGCCCAATGCCGGACCGTTCAGCTTCTTCAATGTGCTGACCCACGATCCTGCGATCGTCGCCATCGGCGTCGAGAACTATTCCGACATGAGTTTCAAGGACACGGCGCGTAATATTCGCGAGACCGGGGAATTCACCGTTCATATCGTCGACGACGCCTTGGTCGCCCAGATGGAGGTTTGTGCCATCAAGTTCGGACCAGAGGTCGACGAGATGTCGGAAGCAGAATTGGCCACGGCACCGGGGCAAATGGTCCGAAGCCCGCGCATCCTAGCAGCCCCTGCAGCACTGGAATGCCGTCGGCATACGACGTTGCAGGTCGGCCCCGCCCGCGAGATCATCCTTGGCGAGGTGCTTGGAGTTCATATCCGCAGCGACGCCGTTAATCCGTCAAATCTTCACATCGATCAGCAGCTGATGGATGCCGTGGGAAGGATGGGTGGGCACACTTACGCCCGGACGCGTGATCAGTTCGACGTTAAAACACAGACCAAGGAGGAATGGAACGCGCTCAAGAGGCTTTAA